Proteins from a genomic interval of Candidatus Rubidus massiliensis:
- a CDS encoding Transposase DDE domain protein — translation MKKRSHEILEKCRELLLSTTFKNACRSSEKDFSRNRILRFPLLIVFILNLAKRSLQSELIKFSGILTLTFISKQLLSTTRKKILPIAFVKLNDTLISEFYTDNKFPTYLGFRLIVIDGSTLQLPESISILEKYGSCGNQKNNNCMPMAQVSYAYDPLSGLTLDAIISPYGSSERSMACDHILKIQPSTYANDLYIFDRGYPSLTLIFLLAQQRKNYLIRCTGTWLSEVRKLIKNQKRDTIIEISPKRLKGKKREDFKKRLPGVCLNSIQQMRVLIIDLPTGEQEFLITSLLDKDKFEYAMFIKLYHSRWGVEENYKFHKVRIEMENFSGESTQAIEQDFHATIFTANVRALLTNEAQEEMEEIFSKKMLKHDYKINQNIAIGILKDEIVKVLLTPESNLEVFCKRLKQDMKKNIVSIRPGRKYIRIKKTNRKYPMNMRRAL, via the coding sequence ATGAAAAAAAGATCTCATGAAATTCTCGAAAAATGCCGAGAACTGCTCTTAAGTACCACATTCAAAAATGCTTGTAGGTCTAGCGAAAAAGACTTTTCTAGAAACCGCATCCTAAGATTTCCTCTTCTGATTGTATTTATATTAAATCTAGCCAAGAGGAGTCTACAAAGCGAATTAATTAAATTTAGCGGAATTTTAACTTTAACGTTCATATCTAAGCAACTTCTTTCAACGACACGAAAAAAAATATTACCGATTGCCTTTGTAAAATTGAATGATACTTTAATTAGTGAATTTTACACTGATAATAAGTTTCCAACTTACCTCGGTTTTCGTTTAATTGTGATAGATGGATCTACTTTACAGTTACCTGAGAGCATCTCTATTTTAGAGAAATATGGATCATGTGGTAACCAAAAAAACAATAACTGTATGCCGATGGCTCAAGTTTCTTATGCATACGATCCTCTCTCTGGATTAACTTTAGATGCTATTATAAGTCCTTATGGGAGTTCTGAACGAAGTATGGCTTGTGACCATATTTTAAAAATTCAACCTTCTACCTATGCTAACGATCTATATATATTTGATCGAGGATACCCTTCTCTTACTTTAATATTTCTTTTGGCCCAACAAAGAAAAAATTATTTAATAAGATGTACTGGGACATGGCTTTCCGAGGTTAGAAAGTTAATAAAGAACCAAAAGAGAGATACAATTATTGAAATTTCTCCAAAAAGACTCAAAGGAAAAAAAAGAGAGGACTTTAAAAAAAGATTGCCCGGGGTGTGTTTAAATTCCATTCAGCAAATGCGCGTTCTTATTATTGATCTTCCTACAGGTGAGCAAGAATTTCTAATAACTTCATTACTAGACAAAGACAAGTTTGAATATGCAATGTTTATAAAATTATATCATTCAAGGTGGGGAGTGGAAGAAAACTATAAATTTCATAAAGTACGTATTGAGATGGAAAATTTTAGTGGGGAATCAACTCAAGCAATAGAGCAAGATTTTCATGCAACTATATTTACAGCCAATGTTAGAGCCTTACTTACAAATGAAGCTCAAGAAGAAATGGAAGAAATCTTCTCTAAAAAGATGTTAAAGCATGACTATAAAATTAATCAGAATATTGCCATTGGGATTTTAAAAGACGAAATTGTCAAGGTTTTGTTGACTCCAGAGAGCAATCTTGAGGTTTTTTGCAAACGTTTGAAGCAAGATATGAAGAAAAATATAGTTTCAATAAGGCCAGGAAGGAAATATATTAGAATTAAAAAAACCAACCGGAAATACCCCATGAACATGCGGCGAGCCTTATGA